A DNA window from Trypanosoma brucei brucei TREU927 chromosome 10, whole genome shotgun sequence contains the following coding sequences:
- a CDS encoding DNA-directed RNA polymerase subunit alpha: MVKVYNLQRRTETLPTVRRTAPNAEELEYQSHLSRPAGAGDGEPTRRVETITFDMDNVSPPVANMFRRLMLTEVPVFAFDRILIEHNDGVVPDELLAHRIGLVPLAGPVSSMQYITDSASVGFDNLDPERVLLFELDVTAKRDVPTTSVYSGHLKWQPIAKQEELAARSEDDRVFLVHPDIVLTRLGPGQRLKLRAIAIKGIGAVHAKWTPVAACFYEMKQAKAGAEDSDGRASGRGRSRSGRGRVDANEEESNATRPRSASGNHSHEPHRETVNEVIAKRDTSSVRFTVESIGQLYAVDVFRQALILFAERIRDLAVRIRSTEPRMTGAAATAFTE; this comes from the coding sequence ATGGTCAAAGTGTACAATTTGCAACGTAGGACGGAAACCTTACCGACGGTGCGTCGCACTGCTCCTAATGCGGAGGAATTGGAATATCAGAGTCACTTGTCGCGCCCCGCTGGTGCCGGTGACGGTGAGCCAACTCGTCGAGTTGAGACCATCACATTTGACATGGATAACGTAAGTCCGCCTGTGGCCAACATGTTCCGCCGGCTTATGCTTACTGAGGTGCCAGTTTTCGCTTTCGACCGAATATTGATCGAACATAATGACGGTGTTGTCCCGGATGAGCTTCTTGCGCACCGCATTGGCCTTGTTCCACTTGCTGGACCCGTTTCAAGCATGCAGTACATAACCGATAGTGCCTCCGTTGGATTTGACAACCTTGACCCGGAGCGCGTTTTGCTATTCGAGTTGGATGTGACCGCAAAACGTGACGTGCCGACGACCAGTGTATACAGTGGCCATCTCAAGTGGCAGCCCATTGCTAAACAGGAGGAACTGGCTGCGAGGAGCGAGGATGATCGCGTGTTTTTAGTGCATCCAGACATTGTTCTGACACGGCTGGGGCCTGGGCAGCGCTTAAAGTTGCGTGCCATTGCCATTAAAGGAATTGGTGCTGTGCACGCAAAGTGGACGCCTGTGGCCGCTTGTTTCTATGAAATGAAACAAGCCAAAGCGGGAGCGGAAGACTCTGACGGTAGAGCTTCTGGTCGCGGAAGGAGTCGTTCGGGAAGAGGTCGAGTAGACGCCAACGAGGAGGAGAGCAATGCAACACGTCCCCGCTCAGCATCCGGTAATCATTCTCACGAACCGCACAGAGAAACTGTTAACGAAGTTATTGCTAAAAGGGACACATCCTCCGTACGCTTTACCGTTGAAAGTATCGGACAGTTGTATGCCGTCGATGTGTTTCGGCAGGCTCTTATATTGTTTGCCGAACGAATTCGCGATTTGGCGGTTCGAATCCGCTCTACAGAACCGAGAATGACTGGCGCAGCAGCCACTGCGTTTACGGAATAG
- a CDS encoding U3 snoRNA-associated protein UTP11, putative yields the protein MTKGKGRNPGMGNLDKHVKRKVHKERSQPAARKHLGPLEKHKDHVVRSRRRKAKVQRLLELKRAAAQRNPDEFHINMTKTVLDVESGKMRRRRLSKEDNRKKMEKTLRHNTRNLHYLKYKAHADWSRAKELIEEDALGALTAAPPKNKHIIFAEDEDEYHHFNPLKQLDATPEMLKQHPAVRGRLSVLRETVLPEEILLSGYRMLSTAQKRKERREIQRKLQKSGLKSEEERAEFVKRLHAKKEVKMHRFSSLVANALESTDAEAEGEDADDPCDVDRLLEYKKIKEKEEALLAASRVKEIQQRVHRSKKLDTLARAIKKQNDGIRCSLENKRNARFKPNSKRRAR from the coding sequence ATGACAAAGGGCAAGGGCCGTAATCCCGGTATGGGAAATCTGGACAAGCACGTCAAACGCAAGGTGCACAAGGAACGATCGCAACCTGCAGCTCGGAAGCACCTTGGCCCACTTGAGAAACACAAGGATCATGTGGTGCGCTCGCGTAGGCGAAAGGCGAAGGTGCAGCGGCTACTTGAGCTGAAGCGGGCTGCGGCGCAACGTAATCCTGACGAGTTCCACATTAATATGACCAAAACTGTTTTGGATGTCGAATCGGGTAAAATGAGGCGTCGACGCCTGTCAAAGGAAGATAACCGTAAGAAGATGGAGAAGACTTTGCGGCACAACACTCGCAACTTGCATTACCTCAAGTATAAAGCGCATGCAGACTGGAGCCGCGCAAAGGAGCTGATTGAAGAGGATGCATTGGGGGCACTTACGGCAGCACCGCCTAAGAATAAACACATAATCTTTGCAGAAGACGAAGACGAGTACCATCACTTCAATCCTCTCAAGCAACTTGACGCGACACCGGAGATGCTCAAGCAGCATCCCGCCGTGCGCGGGAGACTCTCAGTTCTACGTGAAACTGTGTTACCTGAAGAAATACTCTTGTCGGGATATCGAATGCTGTCGACAGCGCAGAAGCGGAAGGAACGTCGTGAGATACAGAGGAAATTACAAAAAAGTGGTCtcaaaagtgaagaagaacgAGCGGAGTTCGTGAAGCGACTCCATGCAAAGAAAGAGGTGAAAATGCACcggttttcttcccttgtaGCAAACGCACTTGAATCTACAGACGCTGAGGCTGAGGGCGAAGATGCTGATGATCCCTGCGACGTGGATCGCCTCCTCGAGTACAAAAAGattaaagagaaggaggaagccCTATTAGCAGCAAGCCGCGTTAAGGAGATTCAGCAACGCGTGCACCGCAGTAAAAAGCTTGATACCCTGGCAAGGGCGATTAAGAAGCAGAACGATGGTATTCGGTGCTCGTTAGAAAATAAGCGCAACGCCCGGTTTAAGCCAAATTCTAAGCGACGCGCTcgttaa
- a CDS encoding kinesin, putative (ungrouped kinesin (curated by B. Wickstead, Univ. of Oxford)), with amino-acid sequence MCDRLNTMSIISPRSAAPSSGRRLSASRRGQDREYRRTNSSRSVLSQRQKLSDSIHGTGNAMDVYVRVRPFSERELSMNAPQHSTVRIEVDNPCVLTLLDPQKDFKPRQSYSFTRCFWSVLESDSADCGNAGDILSAIGTYIDRRVASPRSNRQRQATGNSSRSHSARGKGSGDFSGFVETSGSNAALLTVNTVPHPPYSSQADVYNEVGRPLLENSLLGYNGCIFAYGQTGSGKTFTMLGYTPKASDFRRSSRRQQISIDEADGEHLFNSSSPRRTATPLTSNRLRRTSWKSNMVSPRDTRSLSGTFRVEAEQSGAGDDNKPSVDPNELQGIIPRITRDLFQGLHEVRHREASHSFRVELEFYEIYNEKVYDLINPQKDADLKIRQNPLTGPYVEGLSSLVVVNEVQVAEVINRGSVDRHTSCTRMNDRSSRSHAIITINILQLSLDGKNSSCQKRSKLNLVDLAGSERIGATGVEGLHFKESTKINLSLTTLGRVIDCLAELSQSKVPSVTAPYRDSNLTWLLMDSLGGNSKTSMVATISPHCSNFEEMRQTIRYASRARQIVNVAVVNEDPHVRQINMLTNEVENLKKVIRENGMNEFTRDYVIDLRQRYSDLEKRCVEQQLSLVQLRAEIEENTTYNRQDEPTPVSGRATRVFRADLNGRRTRNNVNGDEADALTVSPRVPESRRSAAAAWPTPPKSSPCNNTSRNSNAEVTAELRTQIKRLKDELNTVRVDSCLQQYHVKEFALSYTTAVSNAICDTVIKKNKEFLDQATLLFGTRAGRRDPHLRPLSRTPRRDVDDSKKVPDCRSWRPADKAENDSRCVTPSRAGKAKRGDPDAALAIECAKYQTELQRVRDELGSAIVESQRTSEVLRRLQYEREDLKRKNEEISSKYEEKDREVRQLKRLLESGARSREEGEGGVGSATDWKKQADEELNCLRAALQKICEEHSRVEQQHQAEIHSLISQQDRLFNISSSLLANWESRSAALDSSFAQLRALLHNKEYQSQHQRLRDSMLERRNYSAEVAAVDERKRRDTQRLREIMEQLKQNQKDSKASIQKFEEDVRQHFSGVRTAREGNGGESSFANPHSSRPR; translated from the coding sequence ATGTGTGACCGTCTAAATACAATGTCTATCATTTCTCCCAGATCAGCAGCTCCCAGCTCGGGGAGGAGACTTTCGGCGTCACGTCGGGGTCAAGATCGAGAATATCGTCGGACGAACTCCTCGCGCTCCGTTTTATCCCAAAGGCAGAAACTTAGTGATTCCATTCACGGCACTGGAAATGCCATGGATGTATACGTGCGTGTACGACCATTTAGTGAGCGAGAATTATCCATGAACGCGCCGCAGCATAGCACGGTGCGCATTGAAGTAGACAATCCGTGCGTTCTTACGCTTTTGGACCCACAGAAGGACTTCAAACCCCGCCAATCCTACAGTTTTACACGCTGCTTTTGGTCCGTTCTTGAGAGCGACAGTGCAGACTGTGGGAACGCTGGAGATATATTAAGCGCTATAGGAACTTATATTGACCGACGCGTAGCCTCTCCTCGCTCGAACCGCCAGCGTCAAGCAACTGGAAATTCGTCCCGTTCTCACTCTGCACGTGGAAAGGGAAGCGGTGACTTCTCCGGATTTGTTGAAACATCGGGATCCAATGCGGCGTTGCTAACTGTCAACACTGTTCCGCATCCCCCGTATAGCTCACAGGCAGATGTCTATAACGAGGTTGGTAGGCCTCTATTAGAGAATTCATTGTTAGGATACAATGGCTGTATCTTTGCATACGGGCAAACAGGTAGCGGCAAGACCTTTACTATGCTGGGCTACACGCCAAAAGCCAGTGATTTCCGAAGGTCCAGTCGTCGACAGCAAATTTCTATCGATGAAGCTGATGGGGAGCATTTGTTTAATTCATCTAGTCCCAGACGGACGGCAACTCCACTGACCAGTAATCGTCTTCGCCGGACCTCGTGGAAAAGCAATATGGTTAGCCCACGAGACACGCGGAGTCTCAGTGGTACATTCCGGGTGGAAGCAGAGCAGTCTGGTGCCGGGGACGACAACAAGCCGTCGGTTGATCCGAATGAACTACAGGGGATTATTCCCCGCATTACCAGGGATCTTTTTCAAGGGTTACATGAGGTGCGTCATCGAGAAGCCTCTCATTCTTTTCGTGTGGAGTTGGAGTTCTATGAAATATACAATGAGAAGGTGTATGACCTTATAAACCCGCAAAAGGATGCTGACCTAAAGATTCGCCAGAACCCACTCACAGGTCCCTACGTAGAGGGACTTTCTTCATTAGTCGTTGTTAACGAGGTACAGGTGGCTGAAGTAATTAATAGGGGAAGCGTTGATCGTCACACCTCTTGCACTAGAATGAATGatcgcagcagccgcagtcACGCCATCATTACAATTAATATTCTGCAGCTTTCGCTCGACGGGAAGAACAGCAGCTGTCAAAAGCGTAGTAAGCTCAATCTGGTTGATCTTGCTGGATCGGAGCGTATTGGCGCGACTGGGGTGGAGGGTTTGCACTTCAAGGAATCCACGAAGATTAACTTGTCACTCACTACGTTGGGTCGAGTCATTGATTGTCTAGCTGAGCTTTCGCAGTCAAAGGTTCCTTCTGTGACTGCTCCCTATCGCGACTCCAACCTCACATGGCTACTGATGGATTCGTTGGGCGGAAACAGCAAGACATCGATGGTGGCTACTATTTCACCCCACTGTAGCAATTTTGAGGAGATGCGACAGACAATTCGTTACGCCTCTCGTGCCAGGCAGATCGTCAACGTTGCTGTAGTGAATGAAGACCCACATGTGCGTCAGATCAATATGCTCACCAATGAAGTAGAGAACCTCAAGAAGGTAATTCGCGAAAATGGAATGAACGAGTTTACCCGCGACTACGTAATTGACTTACGGCAACGCTACAGCGACTTAGAGAAGCGTTGTGTGGAACAGCAGTTGTCCCTGGTGCAACTACGTGCGGAAATAGAGGAGAATACAACTTACAACCGCCAAGATGAACCCACTCCAGTGTCTGGAAGAGCCACGCGAGTGTTCCGCGCGGATTTGAATGGACGACGGACGCGAAACAATGTAAACGGAGACGAGGCAGATGCCTTAACTGTTTCGCCTCGAGTACCGGAATCAAGGAGATCTGCAGCTGCTGCGTGGCCCACCCCTCCCAAATCGTCCCCGTGCAATAACACTTCAAGGAACTCCAATGCTGAGGTCACGGCGGAACTGCGAACTCAAATAAAAAGACTCAAAGACGAGCTGAATACGGTGCGAGTGGACAGTTGCCTCCAGCAGTATCACGTCAAGGAATTTGCGCTTTCCTACACAACTGCCGTTTCTAACGCCATTTGTGATACTGtcataaagaagaacaaggAATTTTTGGATCAAGCAACTCTGTTGTTTGGCACTCGAGCTGGCAGGAGGGACCCGCACCTCCGTCCTCTAAGCAGGACTCCGCGTCGGGATGTAGATGATTCCAAGAAAGTTCCCGATTGCAGGTCCTGGCGGCCCGCTGATAAGGCTGAGAATGATAGTCGTTGCGTGACGCCAAGCCGCGCCGGAAAGGCTAAACGGGGGGACCCCGATGCTGCGTTGGCGATTGAATGCGCCAAATACCAGACAGAGCTGCAGCGGGTTCGCGATGAACTGGGCTCAGCGATTGTGGAAAGTCAACGGACTTCGGAGGTTCTTAGGCGGCTTCAGTACGAAAGAGAAGATCTGAAGCGGAAGAATGAGGAAATAAGCTCCAAATACGAGGAAAAAGACAGAGAAGTTCGCCAGTTAAAACGTCTCTTAGAGAGTGGAGCAAGGAGCCGTGAAGAGGGTGAAGGTGGCGTTGGGAGCGCCACCGATTGGAAAAAACAAGCTGATGAAGAGTTGAACTGCTTACGCGCTGCATTGCAAAAAATATGCGAGGAACACAGTCGTGTGGAGCAACAGCACCAAGCAGAAATTCATAGCCTTATTAGCCAGCAAGACCGATTGTTTAATATTAGCAGCAGCCTTTTGGCCAACTGGGAAAGTCGTTCCGCCGCTCTAGATTCCTCCTTTGCACAGCTTCGAGCTCTCCTGCACAATAAGGAATATCAGAGCCAGCACCAACGATTACGAGACAGCATGTTAGAGCGCAGAAATTACTCTGCAGAAGTTGCCGCCGTGGATGAGCGCAAACGGCGTGACACGCAGCGGCTCCGTGAAATTATGGAACAGCTAAAGCAGAACCAGAAGGATAGTAAGGCGAGCATTCAAAAATTTGAAGAGGACGTCAGGCAACACTTCTCTGGTGTTAGAACAGCTAGGGAAGGTAACGGAGGTGAATCTTCATTCGCTAATCCGCACTCTTCACGGCCACGCTGA
- a CDS encoding histone H3 variant: MAQMKKITPRPVRPKSVASRPIQSVARAPVKKVENTPPQKRHHRWRPGTVALREIRRLQSSTDFLIQRAPFRRFLREVVSNLKDSYRMSAACVDAIQEATETYITSVFMDANLCTLHANRVTLFPKDIQLALKLRGERN; this comes from the coding sequence ATGGcgcaaatgaagaaaataacaccGCGACCGGTGAGACCCAAAAGTGTTGCCTCTCGCCCAATACAATCGGTGGCACGCGCTCCCGTCAAAAAAGTCGAAAATACACCTCCGCAAAAACGCCACCACCGCTGGCGCCCGGGAACCGTCGCCCTGCGCGAAATTCGGCGGTTGCAAAGTTCCACCGATTTTCTCATCCAACGGGCGCCCTTCCGCCGTTTTTTACGAGAGGTGGTGTCAAACTTGAAGGATTCCTACCGCATGAGTGCGGCATGTGTCGATGCTATTcaggaagcaactgaaacTTATATTACATCTGTATTTATGGATGCAAATCTCTGTACGTTGCATGCTAACCGTGTTACTCTGTTCCCAAAGGATATCCAATTGGCGCTTAAACTCCGAGGCGAGCGTaactaa